The proteins below are encoded in one region of Girardinichthys multiradiatus isolate DD_20200921_A chromosome 19, DD_fGirMul_XY1, whole genome shotgun sequence:
- the grhl3 gene encoding grainyhead-like protein 3 homolog, producing MTKETETVGLVFQNENFSYNHHTNYIMESWPYLESLNPESNHSKPRLNPGETMTALTMLQEQCRKEQKPALFNRNNCKPIERTLTNTSDPLMKILSELVPTSHSQEVGKSISSLPISAPSSSDTYATLNSVVPDTYDKQDLSNIFDLMQKWSEPSAFTDPNAESLHYSDPFPESHSSPVYSGSYASSSPERPRNDFQFILGSPAASSHKSSELPMVYLNKGQFYPITLQGVDSSACLTATKVKTVVMAVFENDKTPEMQLRFWNHWHARQPTVKQRVIDIADYKEVFSGISNVEEEAFNAFSFVWNPNEEAKIYIGINSLSTDFSSQKGVKGLPLNLQIDTYDISSGRHHLIYRAACQVKIFCDKGAERKMRDEEKKRSKRRGKNTNDANAKSVVSSSISSECTFFKSLDDLVTQPVFFIPGTHLTSLQRMATPKDDTERSCLKRLYPDRDQNSSPPNKQTRREDPQRVLLYVRTGTEEVFDALMLSSPTLSGLREAISEKYGLQKDTIGRICKKCKRGILVNMDDNIIEHYSNQSAFLIEMSEVAAGQLQMTLVEV from the exons ATGACCAAGGAGACAGA GACTGTGGGACTGGTCTTTCAGAACGAGAACTTCAGCTATAACCATCACACAAACTACATCATGGAGTCTTGGCCCTACCTGGAATCCCTGAATCCTGAGTCGAACCACTCCAAACCAAGACTCAACCCTGGAgaaaccatgacagccctaacAATGCTTCAAGAGCAGTGCAGG AAAGAGCAGAAACCTGCATTATTCAACCGCAACAACTGCAAACCAATCGAGAG GACTCTGACCAACACCAGTGACCCTTTAATGAAGATCCTCTCTGAACTCGTCCCCACTTCCCATTCTCAGGAGGTTGGGAAGTCGATCTCCTCCCTGCCCATTTCCGCTCCCAGCTCCTCAGACACGTATGCCACCCTGAACAGCGTTGTTCCAGACACGTACGACAAGCAGGATCTCAGCAACATCTTCGACCTGATGCAGAAGTGGTCAGAACCTAGTGCGTTCACTGACCCCAACGCTGAG AGTCTTCACTATAGCGATCCATTTCCTGAAAGCCACTCCAGCCCCGTCTACTCAGGTTCATATGCCAGCTCCTCTCCAGAGAGGCCCAGGAACGACTTCCAATTTATCCTTGGATCTCCTGCTGCATCGTCTCACAAGTCCAGCGAGTTACCGATGGTATACCTGAACAAAGGCCAGTTCTACCCTATCACTCTGCAGGGAGTAGACAGCAGTGCCTGCCTCACAGCCACCAAAGTCAAG ACGGTGGTGATGGCTGTGTTTGAGAATGACAAAACCCCAGAAATGCAGCTTCGCTTCTGGAATCACTGGCATGCGCGCCAGCCCACTGTCAAGCAGAGGGTCATTGACATCG CCGACTATAAAGAAGTTTTCAGTGGCATCAGCAATGTAGAGGAGGAGGCCTTCAACGCTTTCTCCTTTGTGTGGAACCCCAACGAGGAAGCGAAG ATCTACATTGGGATAAACTCCTTGAGCACAGACTTCTCCTCTCAGAAAGGAGTGAAAGGCCTACCTTTGAACCTGCAGATAGACACCTACGACATAAGTTCTGGAAGACACCACCTCATATACAGAGCTGCCTGCCAGGTCAAGATTTTCTGTGATAAG gGTGCAGAGAGGAAGATGCGCGATGAAGAGAAGAAGAGATCCAAGAGGAGGGGAAAGAACACTAATGATGCAAATG ccaaGTCTGTTGTGAGTAGCTCCATCAGCTCTGAGTGCACTTTCTTCAAATCTCTGGACGACCTCGTCACCCAGCCAGTTTTCTTCATCCCAGGGACACACCTCACCAGCTTACAGCGCATG GCCACTCCTAAGGATGACACTGAAAG GAGTTGTCTGAAGAGGTTGTATCCAGACAGAGACCAGAACAGCTCTCCTCCCAACAAACAGACACGCAGAGAAGACCCACAGAGAG TTCTGCTGTACGTGAGGACTGGTACTGAGGAGGTGTTTGATGCTCTCATGCTCAGCTCACCGACGCTGTCAGGCCTGCGAGAAGCT ATTTCCGAAAAGTACGGCTTGCAAAAAGACACCATCGGGAGAATctgcaaaaaatgcaaaagagG AATATTGGTCAACATGGATGACAACATCATCGAACACTACAGCAACCAGTCAGCTTTCCTCATCGAGATGTCCGAGGTGGCAGCCGGTCAGCTCCAGATGACTCTGGTTGAAGTATAA